One Megasphaera elsdenii DSM 20460 genomic window carries:
- a CDS encoding sodium:solute symporter family protein, whose product MSIQLCIVILYIILLFAISFYVKRRASQNPTEYLFAGRHFSSGLVAVSITGMAVGAASTVGVAESATKIGLAAGWYNAAWAIGAIVMGFVAAGKYRSLNCTTIPELFERSYDKKARIISVIGLSLIMICITSLQYVAGGSILHALMPDIFSMHAGMITSAIVFVGITAIGGLWSSGLSNILSVTVIYLGIIYSLVRILLRDGGISGINAALPAADFNWFSPMGGLSFAVLIGWIIVMTTQAITAQGPVQIACGAKNASAARKGFILGGLLIFPIGFLSAILGLAAKAQFPGINPTMALPQIIMSLDPFSSGMTLAALWAADVSTACTILLGAGTLISQDIFKRFIKPNISEMSYVKANRLIILIIGAGTLWLAFNAVGIVKVMLIGLSLTTAFTLVFLCTMFCPSLCRKNTAFWTTLVGIIGLFAWQLCPQIRILPHVIYFEWVICIITLLIVRLVDKTPIKMPELKE is encoded by the coding sequence ATGTCGATTCAATTGTGTATTGTCATCTTATACATCATTTTATTATTTGCCATTTCTTTCTATGTCAAACGCCGGGCCAGTCAGAACCCGACGGAGTATTTATTTGCAGGCCGTCACTTTTCTTCAGGCCTGGTCGCCGTCAGTATCACCGGCATGGCCGTCGGTGCGGCTTCGACAGTCGGCGTCGCTGAAAGTGCGACGAAAATCGGCCTGGCTGCGGGCTGGTACAATGCGGCTTGGGCTATCGGCGCCATCGTCATGGGTTTCGTCGCTGCCGGCAAGTATCGTTCCCTGAACTGCACGACGATTCCGGAACTCTTTGAACGGAGTTACGACAAAAAAGCCCGCATCATCAGCGTCATCGGCTTGTCCCTGATCATGATCTGCATCACGTCCCTGCAGTACGTCGCCGGCGGTTCCATTTTACACGCCCTCATGCCGGACATCTTCTCCATGCACGCCGGCATGATCACCAGCGCTATCGTCTTCGTCGGCATCACGGCCATTGGCGGTCTCTGGTCCTCCGGGTTATCCAATATCCTCAGTGTCACCGTCATTTATCTCGGCATCATCTATTCCCTGGTCCGCATCCTGCTCCGCGACGGCGGTATCAGCGGCATCAACGCCGCTCTGCCGGCAGCGGACTTCAACTGGTTTTCGCCCATGGGCGGCTTGTCTTTTGCCGTCCTCATCGGCTGGATCATCGTCATGACGACCCAGGCCATCACGGCCCAGGGCCCGGTCCAGATTGCCTGCGGGGCTAAGAATGCCAGCGCCGCCCGCAAAGGCTTCATCCTCGGCGGCCTGCTCATCTTCCCGATCGGCTTCTTGTCGGCTATTCTCGGCCTGGCTGCGAAAGCCCAGTTCCCGGGCATCAACCCGACCATGGCCCTGCCCCAGATCATCATGAGCCTCGACCCGTTCTCGTCAGGTATGACCCTGGCTGCCCTCTGGGCGGCCGATGTATCGACGGCCTGCACGATTCTCCTCGGCGCCGGTACCCTCATCTCTCAGGACATTTTTAAACGTTTTATCAAACCGAATATTTCAGAAATGAGCTATGTCAAAGCCAACCGCCTGATCATCCTCATCATCGGCGCTGGTACGCTGTGGCTGGCCTTCAATGCCGTCGGCATCGTCAAAGTCATGCTCATCGGCCTGAGCCTGACGACGGCCTTCACCCTGGTCTTCCTGTGCACCATGTTCTGCCCGTCCCTGTGCCGCAAGAACACGGCTTTCTGGACGACCCTTGTCGGCATCATCGGACTCTTTGCCTGGCAGCTCTGCCCGCAGATCCGCATTCTGCCCCACGTCATTTACTTTGAATGGGTCATCTGCATCATCACCCTCCTCATCGTCCGCCTCGTAGATAAAACACCCATCAAGATGCCGGAGTTGAAGGAGTAG